ACGGAATGTTAAcgataaattaatacttacaACACAGAAATAATGACAGTAAATATCACCGATTGAGTACAATTTGCCATAAATAGTTTCATCGTCAATATTTCGATTGCAAAATGAACAAGAACCAATATCAGCAGTGACTAATTTAGCTAagagtaaatgttttttagttTTGCCTCCCTTTTTGCAAGACATGATAATTGATTATTACAAGATTACGACTAAAATGTactataaataactatttcaatataaaatacaaagatCGTAAACAAATTCATCACGAaaacacaattaattaaatcaaatggTACAGTACAAaagtacaaaacataaaatattcttgtCAAAATAACATAACTATGGCGGGAATGCAAACCATAAACGTCAATGACATTTAATTTCCGTtctgaaatatgaaaattttgtataaaaattatttatttcattcaatgTTAGTTTTTAACGAATGAATAcgtaaatgtaacaaaacacctgaaattttcttaatttcattTGCTTTATTGGAATCAATAGACAAGATACAACATTTTTGAAACATCCATCAAAGTCAGCTTTTATCAATCGAAGATCATTTCCTTTGTTACAAGAGCAGTTAAAGCGTGGTTTGGCATTGAACCTACGCCTAAAGTGTTAATAAGCCTTAATGCAAGTCCTATAACAGTGTATAACACTTTTTTGCTACTTATTAATCTCCTCAAATGTCATTTTAACATCGCGAAAATAGTATTAATGTGTTGCCTATCCCGGAAAGtggtttttcattttaaaattatgagcAATTAACGTCAAGCAAcactaaatttaaaacgtcaaaaaacctccaaaaaaaaaaacaccgcAAATGCTattgtagttttaatttagttcataatgttatttatgttttattattgttgaatTGTACTCTTTGAGAGTGCGAGAACCATTATATATCTagtcttatttaaatacatatatagaaGTTTTGTTACTGACTTGAGTGCCATTATTGACgattctttgtttttatatatacaaaaagtGTCGAAACGTTGAAGGAAAATTTTCGATTTCAACATTTAAGAAATGATTAACAAATTGCGTATTAAACAGTGGCATATGTAACATTGTTCCaaggataatattttatctcatCCCGCCATTTTCACATATAAGTACGCACCATGTCATACACGGTTAAAGTTGTTCGTTTCAATGATattactgtaataaaaatggcaagtaaataagaaaatacgaATAAGATTCTAATTGGAACAATGTCGACCATACAAGACTCAGCTTGGTCGAAAATTTCCGGTGAAACTCTGAACCCTAAGGAAAAATGTCTTAATATCACTGAAGAGATTTATAAAaggattaatataacatttcaaatcaAAAAACTTGAAACTGGATCACAAAGTGATATCTCAGATTGTAGGTaagataatgttttctttttttttcttttttcagtaGTTTACTACCTATTTTTATCTCTCAATAACATTACAGCAGATAACTAatatagaaacggcttaaACACTCATGTACATGTGTCcggtcggcaccgactagtttcgaggcCACAACGGGCTGCACATgtgaaataataccagtcccattCACCCcaatgaagggcccccgatgggctcgaaactagtcagTGCCGACAGTGGACATATGtatgtgagtgttttagccatacttatattagttaatgataatgtctatGTTTATAGCAGATGTAACTGCTATAAACATAGACTAAACTGGATACCTAATCTGGAGTACAAAAATGAGGCAAAAAACCTCTGGAGGCCTTTTGTTGGGTTAAATTTCTTTGAAGttgtcatttataatacattttgaaaattgacCATTGAATAGATGtcaaaattgtatgaaaacCTTCATCTATTGAATATCAATGTTTATAAACTatactaatatatatttttattgttcttgttaaaaaaaaaacttttttttaatttgaattttttaatatgaaataagttattttcaattatggTATAATGCCCTGCAAAACTGCTTACGCACTTTGACTGCAGGTTCCTTGCTTTATATAAACATAGctataagttattaaattaggttatattaatacaattaatttaagtaaatggTTATAACGTATTTAACAAGTGCTTAGGTAGTGATAGTGAAATCAACCTAAAACAAATGTTtcttaacagttttttttttaattcaaggtCTTGATTATTCAATAACAGCCTTAATTTTTTAGTTATGGAAAgtaggttatttattataaggtttttttttcagtaataaTACCAGCTATCAGACTTTGAAGATAGAATTTGGAACATCATTTTCTcatttgatttttactttttatgttaagagctacctcttagtttagttaacaacatgcactaaacataaatacacatttacatgtgtaaatgttattttttgctgaagttaAAGGGCATATTCGGTCTATtatcctatatggttgaaactttgagagcctctcctgtaaTCAAtatgcacattggcccttattcataGGAGTCTATCAATATCTATGCACtgaaaaacaacatttaaactttttttaatgaagatAAGTGTTATTTTCGGTTGTGGAACCTGAAAggatattgttaaatataaacaaatattaagaacttaattttaaacacagtttttttttttttttagtaatttaagaGGCTTTGTCGCAATGCGACCATATTGCCCCATAAGCCTTCCAATAAATACACCTTACATCTAATTATCTACATTGATTCTTAAACACATGTCGGTCAACTTAAACATCATCCTGGCCTCGTCAGAAGACGGGTAAGCCAGGATAGTGTTTATCTGACCGACATTATACCCGAACACCTTGAAATAATTACGTCTAAGCCTTTCGTTCCGAGCACACTCCAAAACAACATGGTGGATGTCTTCCACTACCCCACAGTCTCTGCAATTAGGTGATTGAACTTTTTTCATGAGAAATCCGAACTTGTTGCTGGGAATGTGTCCGGAACGTAATCTCATCGCCATCTTTATGAACACAGTTGAACTTGATAAGCAACGGTCCAAGGGACCatatttttcttgcttatCAAGGTTTCCCTTTTACCTGAGTTCCTCATTATGTAGGTCATCCATTGGGACTGGTTAACGACTCTCACTTATAAATCGTAATTTCtgaaaaaactattttcaGGTTTTCTATTCGTTTTATTTCACTATATGTATTTTCAGTGATCAAATAGACAGCAATGAGCTCAGTAACGAAACAGATCTGTTTGCCTGCGACAAGAGTTCCCTATCCAGTAGTACAGACCAGGAGAGAGCTATCAGCAAGTGCGAGAagtacattaatataaataacaatgaagaaaccaaacttaataaacctgCTCCAGTTTACAAGAGACCAAGGAAACGgttagtattatattattgtatactaCTATTGAGTCTTTTAACCATCACTGATTGGtagaaatgtttgtatgtatgtccTATCCATGAATAACTATCTAGAGTCtagaccagtgattgtcaaacttatttctttcaccgtcccctttgaaaatcaattatatttcagagccccctaattttttattcagccctaaaacttaaaaaccacaatttcattactttaattaatttcaatgacccctattttttgggccccttatcgccccctcctaggtttcaaacacCCCCAatggggcgttatcgcccactttgggaaacactgatctAGACCAATATTCAAATACAAGGagtcacatatttttttcagtgtTCCTTCCTCTGTCCATTAATGCAATCTATTCTGTCTTCTGTTTTCCaacttttacattaaaaagtgAGTCTACAACTTTAGGAATTCCTTTACAGATTTAGGAAGCGTGTCAAGAAACATCAGGCAAACAAGACTCGGAGTGGCAGTGATTGTTCCAGTGATGAAGCTATACCACTAAGTCGTGTTGATATTGACACGAGGAACAGTCAAAGTGAATCACCTGACAGTGTGATGGGTGTgcctaatattattattgttgcgAAAGGTAAATCCGACTTGAAGGaccatttgtatttttttttactcttttttatataagcaGGTACACAAAGGTTATATAAGCAGTCTTAGTccttttaattgaaaaacaattttttttctagaatcTAAACAGAAACCTAAATCAACACAAAAGAATCAACAAAAACAAGATGAACCAACTAATTCAATATCCGAAGATATTCCTATCAAGTTGAAAACCAGCCAAAAACCGATATCGGACAAGAGTCAGCAATGGAAACACTGTCCTATTTGCAGTTTATCATTCCGTGGAGAAAGAGGTTTAAGGTAAGAACTAATTAACCTCCTTTGATCGAAATttaaccaaaaacaaaaaaaaaaatttttttttcataaaaaaagctttatgcactccattttttttcttatgacAGTTGAACAGTtcatataatttctttaaaatggtATATAAAGTTATCTCTCACTAGTAATAggattaaaagattttaatgctTGCATTTATTTCTTCTCAACTGATCAGTATTATCCGTTATGTCTACTAGTAATTTCCCGCGACTTCTTCCGCCAGGTATACTAaatatctagtaataaatatagcctatgtcacccggcTTAGTGTAGCTTCTCAACAGTTAAGcaattttttcaaatctaTTTACTAGTCTCcaagcctattcaatgcaaacaaacgaaattttccttttttttatacaactgTAAAGAAAAGAGACCTCTTTTCTTTCAGTTGATatcaatttaagatttaagtttattaattttagcctaattttttttttatttcatttctttttttttgttattagtaACGcagatatgtttttaattgaagattctctttatattaggtccttacatatgaaattggcgtttttcgtactggccactttaatcacaaatttctcctctttggtaaggaattccaaattcaaatttgtacagctatagactcatgtatttgtggttcgatgaccgtcattcatttgtttttttcttctgtttttttctgtttgcgtcactcattttacaaaatggaaaacttaaaatatcgcattatttacgagtacgagttccgccgtggcactagtgctgcggaaacgactcgaagggtgaatgatgtgtatggcggtcgtgttgcaaaagaaaacacagttcgtttttggttccaacgttttcgttctggaaatttcgatctgcagaacaagccccgtggacggcctgagactcaagttgataatgaagagttgaaggctattgtggaagcggatccatcgcaaaccacgtccgagttagctgcaggctgcgatgttagtgataaaactgttttaattcacttgaagcaaattgggaagattaaaaagcttgaaaggtgggtacctcacgaattgactgaagcaaaccggcaaacgcgcgtcgactgttgcgttacattactaaaccggcacaataatgaaggtattttaaaccgaatcattacctgtgatgaaaaatgggttctttaagataatcggaagcgctcagcgcaatggttggatcctggccagccagccaaatcctgccccaagcgaaaattaaccccaaaaaagttacttgtaagcgtttggtggactagtgccggtattgttcattacagttttctcaaatctggccagactattacggctgatgtctattgtcagcaattgcaaaccatgatggaaaagctagcggctaaacaacctaggctggtcaatcgctccacgccactgctgcttcacgacaacgctagaccacacactgcgcaacagacggctactaaattagaagagcttcaattggaaagtctaagacatcctccgtactccccggaccttgctccaacagattaccatttttttcgaaatttggataacttcttgcaagggaaaaaattcaactccgatggggcagtccaaatcgccttcaaagattttattgattcccgtccgactggtttttttagtaaagggatcaatgaactacctatgagatggcaaaagtgcatagaaaaaaatggttcatactttgactaattaaatatattatattaaaaaatattcgactttttgttcctcccatacaaaacgccaatttcatatgtaaggacctaatataagtatagataaaatataggATTTTGATGAGTTCGGTGTAATTCAATTAGTTTTCTTTCCTACAGTTTGTGAGGTAcaatagagttttttttagttctaactagcttttagccgcgactcgtccgcgcggaataaaaaaaatgcacacaagataaaaaaaatcccatgtccatctcctagttctaagctacctgcccatcaattttcagctaaatcagttcgacctatcttgagttataaatagtgtaactaatacgactttcttttatatatatagactagcttttacccgcgactccgtccgcgcggaataaaaaatagaaaacgtggtaaaaattatcctatgtccttttcctggtcctaagctgccggcccatcaattttcagtcaaatcgattcagccgttcttgagttataaatagtgtaactaacacgactttcttttatatatataagattgttactttcaatttgtttatgtttaatttttcagaCGTCACATGACTATGTCACATATTGAATCTGATGATATAAAGGATACCAACGAAATAGAAAAAGATGTGAAATCCATTTAGAAGGTATGACTTTCACTTGACATTGTAAAATGATTCTTATTGTAATGGGATatggtttaaaataacaacCATTAGATCATAGTTTACATG
This genomic stretch from Papilio machaon chromosome 29, ilPapMach1.1, whole genome shotgun sequence harbors:
- the LOC106712628 gene encoding uncharacterized protein LOC106712628, with translation MSTIQDSAWSKISGETLNPKEKCLNITEEIYKRINITFQIKKLETGSQSDISDCSDQIDSNELSNETDLFACDKSSLSSSTDQERAISKCEKYININNNEETKLNKPAPVYKRPRKRFRKRVKKHQANKTRSGSDCSSDEAIPLSRVDIDTRNSQSESPDSVMGVPNIIIVAKESKQKPKSTQKNQQKQDEPTNSISEDIPIKLKTSQKPISDKSQQWKHCPICSLSFRGERGLRRHMTMSHIESDDIKDTNEIEKDVKSI